From a single Micromonospora pallida genomic region:
- the thrC gene encoding threonine synthase, translating into MWRGLIEEYRERLPVTDATPVVTLHEGNTPLLPAPVLSSRLGCDVYLKVEGANPTGSFKDRGMTLAVSKAIEAGNKAIICASTGNTSASAAAYAARAGLTCAVLVPQGKIALGKLAQALVHGAKLLQVQGNFDDCLALAAKLAQDYPVALVNSVNIDRLHGQKTAAFEIVAALGDAPDIHCLPVGNAGNISAYWMGYSEELAAGTTTRAPRMYGFQAAGAAPIVTGQVVHEPSTIATAIRIGNPASWTRAIDARDASGGLIDAVTDREILTAYRLLAREVGAFVELGSAASVAGLLQQAAAGRVPAGSTVVCTVTGHGLKDPEWAISTAPAPITIANDPLAAARSLDLA; encoded by the coding sequence ATGTGGCGGGGTCTGATCGAGGAGTACCGGGAGCGGCTGCCGGTCACCGACGCCACGCCCGTCGTCACCCTGCACGAGGGCAACACGCCCCTGCTGCCCGCGCCGGTGCTCTCCAGCCGGCTCGGCTGTGACGTCTACCTCAAGGTGGAGGGGGCGAACCCGACCGGCTCGTTCAAGGACCGGGGGATGACCCTCGCCGTCTCCAAGGCGATCGAGGCGGGGAACAAGGCGATCATCTGCGCCTCCACCGGCAACACCAGTGCCTCCGCCGCGGCGTACGCGGCCCGGGCCGGGCTGACCTGCGCGGTCCTGGTGCCCCAGGGCAAGATCGCGCTGGGCAAGCTGGCCCAGGCGCTGGTGCACGGCGCGAAGCTGCTCCAGGTGCAGGGCAACTTCGACGACTGCCTGGCGCTGGCCGCCAAGCTCGCCCAGGACTACCCGGTCGCCCTGGTCAACTCGGTCAACATCGACCGGCTGCACGGGCAGAAGACCGCCGCCTTCGAGATCGTCGCCGCCCTCGGCGACGCTCCGGACATCCACTGCCTGCCGGTCGGCAACGCCGGCAACATCTCGGCCTACTGGATGGGCTACTCGGAGGAACTGGCCGCCGGCACCACCACCCGCGCCCCCCGGATGTACGGCTTCCAGGCGGCCGGCGCGGCCCCGATCGTCACCGGCCAGGTGGTGCACGAGCCGTCCACCATCGCCACCGCGATTCGGATCGGCAACCCGGCGAGCTGGACCAGGGCGATCGACGCCCGGGACGCCTCGGGTGGCCTGATCGACGCGGTCACTGACCGGGAGATCCTCACCGCGTACCGGCTGCTGGCCCGGGAGGTCGGGGCCTTCGTCGAGCTGGGCAGCGCGGCCAGCGTGGCGGGGCTGCTCCAGCAGGCGGCGGCGGGCCGGGTGCCGGCCGGCTCCACGGTGGTCTGCACGGTGACCGGGCACGGTCTGAAGGATCCGGAGTGGGCGATCTCCACCGCGCCCGCCCCGATCACCATCGCCAACGACCCGCTCGCCGCGGCCCGCTCCCTCGACCTGGCCTGA